One genomic window of Diospyros lotus cultivar Yz01 chromosome 8, ASM1463336v1, whole genome shotgun sequence includes the following:
- the LOC127808920 gene encoding cysteine-rich receptor-like protein kinase 15, producing MPLQDRIMKDPNPILLIIFLLSFLSFTSNVIGSQRLYNLCTNASIYDPKGTYRANLDTLLSALSTAANTSGFYNSSAGSSSSDQVHGLFLCRHDVSTQACRDCVADASGEIVQLCPKQREAIIWYDNCMLQYSNQSVFSNKGKVLMLNSLKIDASSLTQFRQVLGETMGDIATQAARNEPGTKFAINETKIMGNQQLYTLAQCTPHLSISACNSCIADAISRLPNCCDGMKSARVLTSSCHVRYDIFYLNTTASLPASVVPPPRSPNSPESGSHGSKGKKIIISISASGAAMLLGAALLGSYFYLSKRKKKEDNQEAQLKGLVGGMLGNDYNIGQTKSQDLPTIQLDLILAATAHFSEKNKLGQGGFGPVYKGVLPDGREIAVKRLSRTSVQGLQEFKNEVILIAKLQHKNLVRLLGCCLEGSESLLVYEYMPNKSLDFFLFDSTKSVELDWKRRLLIINGIARGILYLHEDSRLKIIHRDLKASNVLLDDKMNPKISDFGMAKIFSEDQNEANTNRAAGTYGYMAPEYAMEGLFSVKSDVFSFGVLLLEIISGKRSNGFYLYEQGYSLLTYAWKLWTEGQAQELIDRLLVDSSQLNEVLKCMHIGLLCVQEDPMDRPTMSSVVVMLANNTLALSEPTRPAFSVGRRVLTSPQPVASVNEVTLSDVLPR from the exons ATGCCACTGCAAGATAGAATTATGAAGGATCCGAATCCGatcctcttaattattttcttactcAGCTTTCTCAGCTTCACCTCCAACGTAATTGGCTCCCAACGGCTTTACAATCTCTGCACAAATGCAAGCATTTACGATCCAAAAGGTACCTACAGAGCCAACCTCGACACCCTCTTGTCCGCTCTCTCCACCGCCGCCAACACCAGCGGTTTCTACAACTCCTCCGCAGGAAGCAGCTCCTCCGACCAAGTCCACGGCCTCTTCCTCTGCCGCCACGATGTCTCAACCCAAGCTTGCCGAGACTGCGTGGCGGATGCTAGCGGGGAAATAGTGCAGCTGTGCCCAAAACAGAGAGAAGCCATCATCTGGTACGACAATTGCATGCTGCAGTATTCAAACCAGTCCGTCTTCTCCAACAAGGGGAAAGTTCTCATGTTAAATTCGCTGAAAATTGACGCTTCGAGCCTGACCCAGTTCAGGCAGGTTTTGGGGGAAACCATGGGAGACATAGCTACCCAGGCTGCAAGAAACGAACCGGGGACGAAGTTTGCCATTAATGAAACCAAAATCATGGGGAATCAGCAGCTATATACGCTTGCTCAGTGCACCCCACATTTGTCAATTTCGGCTTGCAACTCTTGCATCGCCGATGCTATCTCCAGATTGCCGAATTGCTGCGACGGGATGAAAAGCGCAAGAGTTCTAACGTCCAGTTGCCACGTCAGGTATGATATTTTCTACCTTAACACCACCGCATCGCTGCCGGCATCCGTCGTTCCTCCGCCGCGTTCGCCAAACAGTCCAG AATCAGGAAGCCATGGaagtaaagggaaaaaaattattatctcaatCAGTGCCAGTGGAGCAGCAATGTTGCTAGGGGCAGCATTGCTTGGTTCTTACTTTTACCTgagcaaaagaaagaagaaag AAGATAATCAAGAAGCTCAATTGAAGGGCTTGGTTGGAGGAATGCTCGGCAATGACTACAACATTGGTCAGACAAAATCTCAAGACTTACCTACCATCCAACTGGATCTTATACTTGCAGCCACGGCTCATTTTTCTGAGAAAAATAAGCTTGGACAGGGAGGATTTGGTCCAGTTTACAAG GGTGTGTTACCAGACGGCCGGGAGATCGCTGTTAAGAGGCTCTCGAGAACTTCTGTCCAAGGACTGCAGGAATTCAAGAATGAAGTTATTTTGATTGCAAAATTACAACATAAGAATCTTGTCAGACTCCTTGGTTGTTGCTTGGAGGGGAGCGAGTCATTGCTGGTCTACGAGTACATGCCCAACAAAAGCTtggatttctttctctttg ATTCAACTAAAAGTGTAGAACTAGACTGGAAAAGACGCCTTCTCATAATTAATGGAATTGCTCGTGGTATTTTATACCTACATGAGGATTCTCGACTCAAAATAATTCACAGGGACCTTAAAGCTAGCAATGTTCTGTTAGACGACAAGATGAATCCCAAAATATCAGACTTTGGGATGGCAAAGATTTTTAGTGAAGATCAAAATGAAGCCAACACAAATAGAGCAGCCGGGACATA TGGATATATGGCCCCGGAGTATGCCATGGAAGGGCTATTTTCAGTGAAGTCCGATGTATTCAGTTTTGGTGTTCTCTTACTAGAGATAATAAGTGGCAAAAGAAGCAATGGTTTTTACCTATACGAGCAGGGTTATAGCCTCCTCACTTAT GCTTGGAAATTATGGACCGAAGGGCAAGCACAGGAGCTGATTGACCGTTTACTTGTAGATTCATCTCAATTAAATGAAGTGTTGAAGTGTATGCACATTGGCTTGCTGTGCGTTCAAGAAGATCCAATGGACAGACCTACCATGTCATCTGTAGTTGTTATGTTAGCAAACAACACTTTGGCACTGTCTGAACCAACACGACCAGCATTTTCTGTGGGGCGAAGAGTCTTGACATCACCTCAGCCCGTAGCCTCTGTTAATGAGGTAACTCTTTCAGATGTATTACCCCGGTGA